A window of Mangifera indica cultivar Alphonso chromosome 11, CATAS_Mindica_2.1, whole genome shotgun sequence contains these coding sequences:
- the LOC123230165 gene encoding uncharacterized protein LOC123230165 isoform X2, with translation MGCRFSEFLLLLILVLQRLFVPNLASNGLNTNGLWTNGELVSAIGDPAMRNINVRVALEAWNFCNEVGFEAPGMGSPRLADCADFFCYPVSNDSLYRSKLGNWSKCGLFHNVKESDNSLKSGDKFPVADFNSSTDPDLFAVEKELYLGSLCEVHESAEPWHFWMFMLKNGNFDKNTTLCPENGKQVKKIVTDRNFPCYGKGCMNQPLIYHNYSRVFNVRDQVISLTGGFYGTYDLDVDFSKGIGNNSFFSVSWRRDISTQKWIFSHKLTTSAKYPWLMLYLRADATKGFNGGYHYNGRGIMTKLPESPNFKVRLTLDVKQGGGSNSQFYLLDIGSCWKNNGELCDGDVLTDVTRYSEMIINPATTSWCSPDNLVSCPPYHVSPSGEIIYRNETSRFPYSAYHLYCAPGNAEYLEKPYDICDPYSNPQAQELVQILPHPEWAVHGYPEKQGDGWIGDSRTWELDVGALSSRLYFYQDPGTKPARRVWSSINVGTEIYVSQNGETAEWTVSDFDVLVPKGDNYYGHSSY, from the exons ATGGGTTGTCGCTTTTCAGAATTTTTGCTTCTTCTAATACTTGTTTTGCAGAGGTTATTCGTTCCTAATTTGGCTTCTAATGGGCTTAACACAAATGGGTTATGGACAAATGGTGAGTTAGTATCAGCAATAGGGGACCCTGCAATGAGGAATATAAATGTGAGAGTTGCTTTAGAAGCTTGGAATTTTTGCAATGAAGTGGGGTTTGAAGCTCCTGGAATGGGCAGTCCTAGGTTAGCTGATTGTGCCGATTTCTTCTGCTATCCTGTTTCAAATG ATTCTCTCTATCGCAGCAAACTTGGTAATTGGTCAAAATGTGGACTATTTCATAATGTGAAGGAATCTGACAATAGCTTAAAGAGTGGTGATAAGTTTCCAGTAGCTGATTTTAATTCCTCCACAGATCCAGACCTTTTTGCTGTGGAAAAGGAACTGTACCTTGGTTCTCTATGTGAGGTGCATGAATCAGCAGAACCATGGCATTTTTGGATGTTTATGctaaaaaatggaaattttgacaaaaatactACTCTTTGTCCCGAAAATGGAAAACAGGTGAAGAAAATAGTGACTGACAGAAACTTTCCATGTTATGGCAAAGGATGCATGAATCAGCCACTTATCTACCACAATTATTCTAGAGTGTTTAATGTTCGTGACCAAGTGATATCTTTGACAGGAGGATTTTATGGAACATATGACCTTGATGTGGACTTTAGCAAAGGTATAGGGAATAACTCCTTCTTTTCAGTCTCTTGGAGAAGAGATATCAGCACACAGAAATGGATTTTCTCACACAAGTTAACAACCTCTGCAAAGTATCCATGGCTTATGTTGTATCTCCGTGCCGATGCAACAAAAGGGTTTAATGGTGGTTACCACTATAATGGCCGTGGCATCATGACCAAG TTGCCAGAGTCACCAAATTTTAAGGTTAGATTGACTCTTGATGTTAAGCAAGGAGGAGGATCAAACAGTCAATTTTATCTCCTTGATATAGGAAGTTGTTGGAAGAACAATGGAGAACTGTGTGATGGTGATGTTCTGACAGATGTGACTAGATACAGTGAGATGATAATTAACCCAGCTACTACAAGCTGGTGTAGCCCAGATAATCTTGTCTCTTGCCCACCATATCATGTTAGTCCCTCTGGTGAGATAATATATAGAAATGAGACATCTCGCTTTCCATATTCTGCATATCATCTCTACTGCGCCCCGGGAAATGCTGAATATCTGGAGAAACCATATGATATTTGTGACCCATATAGCAATCCACAAGCACAGGAACTTGTACAAATTCTTCCACATCCTGAATGGGCAGTTCATGGCTATCCTGAAAAACAAGGAGATGGATGGATTGGAGACTCTAGGACTTGGGAACTTGATGTTGGGGCCCTCTCAAGTCGGTTATACTTCTATCAG GATCCAGGAACAAAACCAGCGAGGCGCGTCTGGTCTTCAATCAATGTTGGTACAGAAATATATGTCAGCCAGAATGGGGAGACTGCAGAATGGACTGTAAGTGATTTTGATGTACTGGTTCCCAAGGGTGATAACTATTATGGTCATAGCTCTTACTGA
- the LOC123230165 gene encoding uncharacterized protein LOC123230165 isoform X1, translated as MGCRFSEFLLLLILVLQRLFVPNLASNGLNTNGLWTNGELVSAIGDPAMRNINVRVALEAWNFCNEVGFEAPGMGSPRLADCADFFCYPVSNEVVTNLFDLMHKGLPDSLYRSKLGNWSKCGLFHNVKESDNSLKSGDKFPVADFNSSTDPDLFAVEKELYLGSLCEVHESAEPWHFWMFMLKNGNFDKNTTLCPENGKQVKKIVTDRNFPCYGKGCMNQPLIYHNYSRVFNVRDQVISLTGGFYGTYDLDVDFSKGIGNNSFFSVSWRRDISTQKWIFSHKLTTSAKYPWLMLYLRADATKGFNGGYHYNGRGIMTKLPESPNFKVRLTLDVKQGGGSNSQFYLLDIGSCWKNNGELCDGDVLTDVTRYSEMIINPATTSWCSPDNLVSCPPYHVSPSGEIIYRNETSRFPYSAYHLYCAPGNAEYLEKPYDICDPYSNPQAQELVQILPHPEWAVHGYPEKQGDGWIGDSRTWELDVGALSSRLYFYQDPGTKPARRVWSSINVGTEIYVSQNGETAEWTVSDFDVLVPKGDNYYGHSSY; from the exons ATGGGTTGTCGCTTTTCAGAATTTTTGCTTCTTCTAATACTTGTTTTGCAGAGGTTATTCGTTCCTAATTTGGCTTCTAATGGGCTTAACACAAATGGGTTATGGACAAATGGTGAGTTAGTATCAGCAATAGGGGACCCTGCAATGAGGAATATAAATGTGAGAGTTGCTTTAGAAGCTTGGAATTTTTGCAATGAAGTGGGGTTTGAAGCTCCTGGAATGGGCAGTCCTAGGTTAGCTGATTGTGCCGATTTCTTCTGCTATCCTGTTTCAAATG aAGTGGTAACTAACCTTTTTGATTTGATGCATAAAGGTTTACCAG ATTCTCTCTATCGCAGCAAACTTGGTAATTGGTCAAAATGTGGACTATTTCATAATGTGAAGGAATCTGACAATAGCTTAAAGAGTGGTGATAAGTTTCCAGTAGCTGATTTTAATTCCTCCACAGATCCAGACCTTTTTGCTGTGGAAAAGGAACTGTACCTTGGTTCTCTATGTGAGGTGCATGAATCAGCAGAACCATGGCATTTTTGGATGTTTATGctaaaaaatggaaattttgacaaaaatactACTCTTTGTCCCGAAAATGGAAAACAGGTGAAGAAAATAGTGACTGACAGAAACTTTCCATGTTATGGCAAAGGATGCATGAATCAGCCACTTATCTACCACAATTATTCTAGAGTGTTTAATGTTCGTGACCAAGTGATATCTTTGACAGGAGGATTTTATGGAACATATGACCTTGATGTGGACTTTAGCAAAGGTATAGGGAATAACTCCTTCTTTTCAGTCTCTTGGAGAAGAGATATCAGCACACAGAAATGGATTTTCTCACACAAGTTAACAACCTCTGCAAAGTATCCATGGCTTATGTTGTATCTCCGTGCCGATGCAACAAAAGGGTTTAATGGTGGTTACCACTATAATGGCCGTGGCATCATGACCAAG TTGCCAGAGTCACCAAATTTTAAGGTTAGATTGACTCTTGATGTTAAGCAAGGAGGAGGATCAAACAGTCAATTTTATCTCCTTGATATAGGAAGTTGTTGGAAGAACAATGGAGAACTGTGTGATGGTGATGTTCTGACAGATGTGACTAGATACAGTGAGATGATAATTAACCCAGCTACTACAAGCTGGTGTAGCCCAGATAATCTTGTCTCTTGCCCACCATATCATGTTAGTCCCTCTGGTGAGATAATATATAGAAATGAGACATCTCGCTTTCCATATTCTGCATATCATCTCTACTGCGCCCCGGGAAATGCTGAATATCTGGAGAAACCATATGATATTTGTGACCCATATAGCAATCCACAAGCACAGGAACTTGTACAAATTCTTCCACATCCTGAATGGGCAGTTCATGGCTATCCTGAAAAACAAGGAGATGGATGGATTGGAGACTCTAGGACTTGGGAACTTGATGTTGGGGCCCTCTCAAGTCGGTTATACTTCTATCAG GATCCAGGAACAAAACCAGCGAGGCGCGTCTGGTCTTCAATCAATGTTGGTACAGAAATATATGTCAGCCAGAATGGGGAGACTGCAGAATGGACTGTAAGTGATTTTGATGTACTGGTTCCCAAGGGTGATAACTATTATGGTCATAGCTCTTACTGA
- the LOC123230165 gene encoding uncharacterized protein LOC123230165 isoform X3, producing MGCRFSEFLLLLILVLQRLFVPNLASNGLNTNGLWTNGELVSAIGDPAMRNINVRVALEAWNFCNEVGFEAPGMGSPRLADCADFFCYPVSNEVVTNLFDLMHKGLPDSLYRSKLGNWSKCGLFHNVKESDNSLKSGDKFPVADFNSSTDPDLFAVEKELYLGSLCEVKKIVTDRNFPCYGKGCMNQPLIYHNYSRVFNVRDQVISLTGGFYGTYDLDVDFSKGIGNNSFFSVSWRRDISTQKWIFSHKLTTSAKYPWLMLYLRADATKGFNGGYHYNGRGIMTKLPESPNFKVRLTLDVKQGGGSNSQFYLLDIGSCWKNNGELCDGDVLTDVTRYSEMIINPATTSWCSPDNLVSCPPYHVSPSGEIIYRNETSRFPYSAYHLYCAPGNAEYLEKPYDICDPYSNPQAQELVQILPHPEWAVHGYPEKQGDGWIGDSRTWELDVGALSSRLYFYQDPGTKPARRVWSSINVGTEIYVSQNGETAEWTVSDFDVLVPKGDNYYGHSSY from the exons ATGGGTTGTCGCTTTTCAGAATTTTTGCTTCTTCTAATACTTGTTTTGCAGAGGTTATTCGTTCCTAATTTGGCTTCTAATGGGCTTAACACAAATGGGTTATGGACAAATGGTGAGTTAGTATCAGCAATAGGGGACCCTGCAATGAGGAATATAAATGTGAGAGTTGCTTTAGAAGCTTGGAATTTTTGCAATGAAGTGGGGTTTGAAGCTCCTGGAATGGGCAGTCCTAGGTTAGCTGATTGTGCCGATTTCTTCTGCTATCCTGTTTCAAATG aAGTGGTAACTAACCTTTTTGATTTGATGCATAAAGGTTTACCAG ATTCTCTCTATCGCAGCAAACTTGGTAATTGGTCAAAATGTGGACTATTTCATAATGTGAAGGAATCTGACAATAGCTTAAAGAGTGGTGATAAGTTTCCAGTAGCTGATTTTAATTCCTCCACAGATCCAGACCTTTTTGCTGTGGAAAAGGAACTGTACCTTGGTTCTCTATGTGAG GTGAAGAAAATAGTGACTGACAGAAACTTTCCATGTTATGGCAAAGGATGCATGAATCAGCCACTTATCTACCACAATTATTCTAGAGTGTTTAATGTTCGTGACCAAGTGATATCTTTGACAGGAGGATTTTATGGAACATATGACCTTGATGTGGACTTTAGCAAAGGTATAGGGAATAACTCCTTCTTTTCAGTCTCTTGGAGAAGAGATATCAGCACACAGAAATGGATTTTCTCACACAAGTTAACAACCTCTGCAAAGTATCCATGGCTTATGTTGTATCTCCGTGCCGATGCAACAAAAGGGTTTAATGGTGGTTACCACTATAATGGCCGTGGCATCATGACCAAG TTGCCAGAGTCACCAAATTTTAAGGTTAGATTGACTCTTGATGTTAAGCAAGGAGGAGGATCAAACAGTCAATTTTATCTCCTTGATATAGGAAGTTGTTGGAAGAACAATGGAGAACTGTGTGATGGTGATGTTCTGACAGATGTGACTAGATACAGTGAGATGATAATTAACCCAGCTACTACAAGCTGGTGTAGCCCAGATAATCTTGTCTCTTGCCCACCATATCATGTTAGTCCCTCTGGTGAGATAATATATAGAAATGAGACATCTCGCTTTCCATATTCTGCATATCATCTCTACTGCGCCCCGGGAAATGCTGAATATCTGGAGAAACCATATGATATTTGTGACCCATATAGCAATCCACAAGCACAGGAACTTGTACAAATTCTTCCACATCCTGAATGGGCAGTTCATGGCTATCCTGAAAAACAAGGAGATGGATGGATTGGAGACTCTAGGACTTGGGAACTTGATGTTGGGGCCCTCTCAAGTCGGTTATACTTCTATCAG GATCCAGGAACAAAACCAGCGAGGCGCGTCTGGTCTTCAATCAATGTTGGTACAGAAATATATGTCAGCCAGAATGGGGAGACTGCAGAATGGACTGTAAGTGATTTTGATGTACTGGTTCCCAAGGGTGATAACTATTATGGTCATAGCTCTTACTGA